From the Priestia koreensis genome, one window contains:
- a CDS encoding AAA family ATPase: MKMDMSSIIIVCCPPAAGKTVLSKRIASSLHLPLLSKDQIKTDIYDAFVKNEIVNDQEVSIASYAVLFNALKELIKAKVDVVIESNFDAFMSPKKLLGIKEEMNFRSLTIICSADLEVLHRRFIIREHSNERHPNLVTLATGVKANIPDWFYRNFSPLINFQSKFFTDRS, encoded by the coding sequence ATGAAAATGGATATGTCTTCAATTATTATTGTATGCTGTCCACCAGCGGCAGGCAAAACGGTTCTATCAAAAAGGATTGCTTCGTCACTACATCTACCATTGTTATCAAAAGATCAAATCAAGACAGACATATATGATGCTTTTGTCAAAAATGAGATTGTGAATGATCAGGAAGTATCTATTGCTAGCTATGCTGTGTTGTTCAATGCGTTAAAAGAGCTCATAAAAGCAAAAGTGGATGTCGTAATCGAAAGTAATTTCGATGCTTTCATGTCACCTAAGAAATTATTAGGCATAAAAGAAGAAATGAATTTTAGATCATTGACCATTATATGCAGCGCGGATTTAGAGGTTTTACATCGTCGTTTTATTATAAGAGAGCATTCCAATGAAAGACACCCTAACCTAGTCACTTTAGCAACGGGGGTAAAGGCCAACATACCAGATTGGTTTTATCGAAACTTTTCACCCCTAATTAATTTTCAATCAAAATTCTTTACTGATCGTTCTTAA
- a CDS encoding TetR/AcrR family transcriptional regulator yields the protein MARNKEFDEKEALKKAMDLFWQQGYEKTSMQDLVSHMGVHRRSIYDTFGDKHTLFIRALNHYMELMDIRIENNITPESSAKEAIRTLFEMAIYPNATQPKGCLAVNTAVELSLLDQEVSEKITEMFIKTETFLFYLLKRGQEQGEISKHCDIKSLSKFIHNSLIGIRVLAKTTDNKKELETIINLNLSTLD from the coding sequence ATGGCTAGAAATAAAGAATTTGATGAAAAAGAAGCATTAAAGAAAGCAATGGATCTTTTCTGGCAACAGGGTTATGAAAAAACATCCATGCAAGATTTAGTAAGCCATATGGGTGTTCATCGCAGAAGTATCTATGATACGTTCGGTGATAAACACACTTTATTTATTCGAGCTTTAAATCACTATATGGAACTAATGGATATAAGAATTGAAAATAACATAACACCAGAATCAAGTGCCAAGGAAGCTATACGAACATTATTTGAAATGGCTATTTACCCAAATGCTACACAACCAAAAGGATGTTTGGCAGTAAATACAGCAGTTGAGTTATCATTGTTGGATCAAGAAGTATCTGAAAAAATTACAGAGATGTTTATAAAGACTGAAACATTCTTATTTTATCTACTGAAGCGTGGTCAAGAACAAGGGGAAATTTCTAAACACTGTGATATCAAAAGTCTTTCTAAATTTATTCACAATTCCCTTATTGGGATACGAGTATTAGCAAAAACAACGGATAATAAGAAAGAGTTAGAAACCATTATTAATTTAAATTTGTCAACATTGGATTGA
- a CDS encoding NADP-dependent oxidoreductase, which yields MQPRMKAAQITKYSKKIHAQINDIPIPQVNDNEVLVRVKAAAINPLETLIITGSVKLIQHYKFPLTIGNELAGIIVKVGKNVTRFHVGDAIYTRLPLEKIGAIAEYAAVDASAIALMPKNLSYVEAAASALVALTAYQGLYEELKAQPGKTLFIPGGSGSFGQIAVPIAKTMGLKVIVSGNSEWRERTLDIGADQYIDYRTESYVHLLSNVDYVIDTLGPKEFDNELSIIKPGGKLLSLRTGPNKRYGKEGNFPFWKQKLFSIAGAKYDHKAKKQDVEYHFIFVRSDGTQLEKITKIIEEHNIIPPIHPTLFSIDQINEALEIVANRRPKGKVIIEFKEK from the coding sequence ATGCAACCACGTATGAAAGCTGCTCAGATTACAAAGTACTCAAAGAAAATCCATGCTCAGATCAATGACATTCCAATCCCTCAAGTTAATGATAACGAAGTGTTAGTAAGAGTCAAAGCTGCGGCAATTAATCCACTTGAAACTCTAATTATCACGGGTAGTGTAAAACTGATTCAACATTATAAATTCCCTTTAACAATAGGGAATGAATTAGCAGGCATTATTGTTAAAGTCGGAAAGAATGTAACAAGATTTCACGTAGGAGATGCTATCTACACACGTCTTCCACTAGAAAAAATCGGTGCAATTGCAGAATATGCAGCAGTTGATGCTTCTGCAATTGCACTGATGCCCAAGAACTTATCCTACGTGGAAGCAGCAGCTTCTGCATTAGTGGCCCTAACAGCATACCAAGGTCTATATGAGGAGCTTAAAGCACAGCCTGGTAAAACGCTCTTTATTCCAGGTGGATCAGGTAGCTTTGGTCAAATCGCTGTTCCTATTGCCAAGACAATGGGTTTAAAGGTCATCGTGAGTGGAAACTCGGAATGGCGGGAACGCACATTAGACATTGGTGCAGACCAGTATATAGACTATAGGACAGAAAGCTATGTTCACTTGTTATCAAATGTGGATTATGTAATTGATACACTGGGACCTAAAGAATTTGACAATGAATTGAGTATTATCAAACCAGGTGGAAAGTTACTCTCTCTCCGTACAGGTCCAAATAAACGCTATGGAAAAGAAGGAAATTTCCCGTTTTGGAAACAAAAGTTGTTTTCCATTGCTGGTGCAAAGTATGATCACAAAGCCAAGAAACAAGACGTTGAATATCATTTTATTTTCGTTCGTTCGGATGGTACACAACTGGAAAAAATCACTAAAATCATTGAAGAACACAACATTATTCCACCCATTCATCCAACATTATTTTCTATAGATCAGATAAATGAAGCGCTAGAAATTGTGGCAAATAGAAGGCCAAAAGGGAAAGTAATTATTGAATTTAAGGAAAAATAA
- a CDS encoding SDR family NAD(P)-dependent oxidoreductase: protein MKYTVITGASSGIGYETALQFANRGKNLIIVARRLEKLEGLKSVIHAINPDLDVIIQTSDLSVTEQAYALYNCLKEYQIETWINNAGLGESSPVEEQNLEKVESMLRLNIESLAILSTLFVRDYSQVEGTQLINVSSALGYATYIGGITYSASKYFVSAFTEGLAKELELKNAKMKVKVLAPAVTETEFEKTAQDVEEFDYKNFMPMYHTAKQMAGFMMELYDNDKVVGIVDEGYNFNLRDQIYPILGV from the coding sequence ATGAAATACACCGTTATTACAGGAGCAAGTTCAGGTATAGGATATGAAACAGCACTACAATTTGCAAATCGTGGAAAAAATTTAATTATTGTCGCGAGAAGATTAGAGAAACTAGAAGGGCTTAAATCAGTCATTCATGCGATCAATCCAGATTTAGATGTTATTATTCAAACAAGTGATTTATCAGTAACAGAGCAGGCATACGCATTATATAATTGCTTAAAAGAGTATCAAATTGAAACTTGGATCAATAATGCTGGTCTTGGTGAATCTTCTCCTGTAGAGGAACAGAATTTAGAGAAAGTAGAATCTATGTTACGTCTTAATATAGAATCATTAGCTATCCTTTCTACATTATTTGTACGAGATTATTCTCAAGTAGAAGGAACTCAATTAATTAACGTATCCTCAGCACTCGGATATGCTACTTATATTGGTGGTATCACTTATTCGGCATCTAAATATTTTGTTAGTGCATTTACCGAAGGGCTTGCCAAAGAACTTGAACTTAAAAATGCAAAGATGAAGGTAAAAGTACTAGCACCTGCAGTGACAGAAACAGAATTTGAGAAAACGGCTCAAGATGTAGAAGAGTTTGATTATAAAAACTTCATGCCTATGTATCACACAGCTAAGCAAATGGCAGGCTTTATGATGGAACTTTATGACAATGATAAAGTCGTAGGAATTGTAGATGAAGGCTACAATTTTAATTTGAGAGATCAAATCTATCCAATACTAGGTGTTTAA